In Dromiciops gliroides isolate mDroGli1 chromosome 4, mDroGli1.pri, whole genome shotgun sequence, one DNA window encodes the following:
- the C4H17orf80 gene encoding uncharacterized protein C17orf80 homolog isoform X1, which yields MADILPQMELCPYCKKQFKRLKSHLPYCKKVGTVLPFNSDISNSKAALFQAPKSKLQKDRTKADGEETRKKNQSKRRNTSLLKARLHSADLEMRIDLQTAEDMKKQIKISPQMTQTPTKPKRVVFLAENGHLLSAAKKYSKAKFTKYLPKSGEDKSKNPSEILDDILSKNSSNEDKKYIPSLLNDIRIEPPGQKLLAETLDLPFSICESFPSLDRSQNPYAMLQSNERGPKARDSISEASHSVNSSETHRRNTESFFSANYVNSLYKTLPNGGMENHHIKQRAKKKEFHSGLEAAGKGSWNKGFEGNKSDYMRDGPRKPVNNNDLAIEKTPHHDDPDPTLFSSGKLPYEEALSLADLGNQSLSTLVLKYLQEEEDGHKALVTPANPVENKKPISSEPDPDPKTWATYTECPQQPLNTAWPCVPKNLTSGHVKATGSKSLPTSLGLEWFPELYPGYLHLGVLPGRPQKGNVEVQKPHHNLSEAEGFLQVPLLERSLMDIKIGKLPSWLTISNFSLMGLLGKVQKAWIKYPKYGSLKKGSVGGITMLFAGYWVLCHSWSFKHLKLQRWRKHH from the exons ATGGCGGACATCTTACCCCAAATGGAACTGTGCCCCTACTGTAAGAAACAATTTAAACGGTTAAAGTCTCATTTACCTTATTGTAAGAAGGTAGGAACCGTTCTTCCTTTTAATTCAGACATAAGTAATTCCAAGGCAGCTTTGTTCCAAGCCCCAAAATCAAAGCTACAGAAAGACCGGACAAAAGCTGATGGTGAAGAGACacgtaaaaaaaatcaaagtaagaGAAGAAACACTAGCCTTCTAAAGGCTAGACTACATAGTGCTGATTTAGAAATGAGAATTGATTTGCAGACAGCTGAAGATATGAAGAAGCAAATTAAAATTAGCCCTCAAATGACACAGACTCCTACCAAACCAAAGAGGGTTGTGTTTCTGGCTGAAAATGGGCACCTACTTTCTGCGGCCAAAAAATATTCCAAAgcaaaatttacaaaatatttacctAAATCAGGGGAAGACAAGAGCAAAAATCCTTCAGAAATTTTGGACGACATTCTTTCTAAAAATTCTTCTAATGAAGATAAAAAATATATTCCAAGCTTGCTAAATGATATCAGAATCGAACCCCCAGGCCAGAAACTGCTGGCAGAAACATTAGACTTGCCTTTCAGTATTTGTGAGAGTTTTCCTAGTCTTGATAGGAGTCAGAATCCTTATGCAATGTTACAAAGCAATGAGAGAGGCCCCAAAGCTAGGGACTCCATTTCAGAAGCCTCACACAGTGTCAATAGCTCTGAGACCCACAGAAGAAACACAGAATCATTCTTCTCAGCCAATTATGTAAACTCATTGTACAAGACACTCCCAAATGGAGGAATGGAGAACCATCACATCAaacagagagcaaagaaaaaagagtttCACTCTGGGTTAGAGGCAGCTGGAAAGGGTAGTTGGAATAAAGGATTTGAAGGCAATAAATCAGATTACATGAGAGATGGCCCTAGGAAGCcagttaataataatgatttagCCATAGAGAAGACTCCCCACCATGACGATCCTGATCCAACTTTGTTCTCTTCAGGGAAGCTACCTTATGAAGAGGCTCTTTCTTTGGCAGATTTAGGTAACCAGAGCCTCTCAACTTTGGTTTTAAAATATCTACAAGAAGAGGAAGATGGGCACAAGGCTCTGGTCACTCCAGCAAATCCAGTGGAGAATAAGAAACCAATATCTTCAGAGCCTGACCCTGATCCCAAGACTTGGGCAACATATACTGAATGTCCCCAGCAACCTTTAAACACAGCTTGGCCTTGTGTTCCTAAAAACTTGACCAGTGGCCATGTGAAAGCTACTGGCAGCAAGAGCCTACCTACATCCTTGGGGCTGGAGTGGTTTCCAGAACTCTATCCTGGGTATCTACATCTGGGAGTGTTACCAGGGAGACCTCAGAAGGGGAATGTTGAGGTCCAGAAACCTCACCACAACTTATCAGAAGCAGAAGGATTCTTACAAG TTCCTCTTTTGGAAAGAAGTCTGATGGATATAAAGATTGGAAAGCTTCCCTCTTGGCTTACAATCTCCAACTTCTCTTTAATGGGGCTGCTGGGAAAAGTACAAAAAG CCTGGATTAAATACCCCAAATATGGCAGCTTGAAGAAGGGTAGCGTCGGTGGCATCACCATGCTCTTTGCTGGATACTGGGTCCTTTGCCACAGCTGGAGTTTCAAGCACCTGA AGCTTCAGCGTTGGCGCAAGCACCACTGA
- the C4H17orf80 gene encoding uncharacterized protein C17orf80 homolog isoform X2 produces MADILPQMELCPYCKKQFKRLKSHLPYCKKVGTVLPFNSDISNSKAALFQAPKSKLQKDRTKADGEETRKKNQSKRRNTSLLKARLHSADLEMRIDLQTAEDMKKQIKISPQMTQTPTKPKRVVFLAENGHLLSAAKKYSKAKFTKYLPKSGEDKSKNPSEILDDILSKNSSNEDKKYIPSLLNDIRIEPPGQKLLAETLDLPFSICESFPSLDRSQNPYAMLQSNERGPKARDSISEASHSVNSSETHRRNTESFFSANYVNSLYKTLPNGGMENHHIKQRAKKKEFHSGLEAAGKGSWNKGFEGNKSDYMRDGPRKPVNNNDLAIEKTPHHDDPDPTLFSSGKLPYEEALSLADLGNQSLSTLVLKYLQEEEDGHKALVTPANPVENKKPISSEPDPDPKTWATYTECPQQPLNTAWPCVPKNLTSGHVKATGSKSLPTSLGLEWFPELYPGYLHLGVLPGRPQKGNVEVQKPHHNLSEAEGFLQVPLLERSLMDIKIGKLPSWLTISNFSLMGLLGKVQKELQRWRKHH; encoded by the exons ATGGCGGACATCTTACCCCAAATGGAACTGTGCCCCTACTGTAAGAAACAATTTAAACGGTTAAAGTCTCATTTACCTTATTGTAAGAAGGTAGGAACCGTTCTTCCTTTTAATTCAGACATAAGTAATTCCAAGGCAGCTTTGTTCCAAGCCCCAAAATCAAAGCTACAGAAAGACCGGACAAAAGCTGATGGTGAAGAGACacgtaaaaaaaatcaaagtaagaGAAGAAACACTAGCCTTCTAAAGGCTAGACTACATAGTGCTGATTTAGAAATGAGAATTGATTTGCAGACAGCTGAAGATATGAAGAAGCAAATTAAAATTAGCCCTCAAATGACACAGACTCCTACCAAACCAAAGAGGGTTGTGTTTCTGGCTGAAAATGGGCACCTACTTTCTGCGGCCAAAAAATATTCCAAAgcaaaatttacaaaatatttacctAAATCAGGGGAAGACAAGAGCAAAAATCCTTCAGAAATTTTGGACGACATTCTTTCTAAAAATTCTTCTAATGAAGATAAAAAATATATTCCAAGCTTGCTAAATGATATCAGAATCGAACCCCCAGGCCAGAAACTGCTGGCAGAAACATTAGACTTGCCTTTCAGTATTTGTGAGAGTTTTCCTAGTCTTGATAGGAGTCAGAATCCTTATGCAATGTTACAAAGCAATGAGAGAGGCCCCAAAGCTAGGGACTCCATTTCAGAAGCCTCACACAGTGTCAATAGCTCTGAGACCCACAGAAGAAACACAGAATCATTCTTCTCAGCCAATTATGTAAACTCATTGTACAAGACACTCCCAAATGGAGGAATGGAGAACCATCACATCAaacagagagcaaagaaaaaagagtttCACTCTGGGTTAGAGGCAGCTGGAAAGGGTAGTTGGAATAAAGGATTTGAAGGCAATAAATCAGATTACATGAGAGATGGCCCTAGGAAGCcagttaataataatgatttagCCATAGAGAAGACTCCCCACCATGACGATCCTGATCCAACTTTGTTCTCTTCAGGGAAGCTACCTTATGAAGAGGCTCTTTCTTTGGCAGATTTAGGTAACCAGAGCCTCTCAACTTTGGTTTTAAAATATCTACAAGAAGAGGAAGATGGGCACAAGGCTCTGGTCACTCCAGCAAATCCAGTGGAGAATAAGAAACCAATATCTTCAGAGCCTGACCCTGATCCCAAGACTTGGGCAACATATACTGAATGTCCCCAGCAACCTTTAAACACAGCTTGGCCTTGTGTTCCTAAAAACTTGACCAGTGGCCATGTGAAAGCTACTGGCAGCAAGAGCCTACCTACATCCTTGGGGCTGGAGTGGTTTCCAGAACTCTATCCTGGGTATCTACATCTGGGAGTGTTACCAGGGAGACCTCAGAAGGGGAATGTTGAGGTCCAGAAACCTCACCACAACTTATCAGAAGCAGAAGGATTCTTACAAG TTCCTCTTTTGGAAAGAAGTCTGATGGATATAAAGATTGGAAAGCTTCCCTCTTGGCTTACAATCTCCAACTTCTCTTTAATGGGGCTGCTGGGAAAAGTACAAAAAG AGCTTCAGCGTTGGCGCAAGCACCACTGA